The DNA segment GAAATCAAGCCAACAAAATGGAGATGAAATATACGCTTGTGGCAGAAAGTGAAGCGGATCTTAAAACAGGGAAAATCTCGGTAACTTCTCCAATCGGGAAAGGCTTGCTTGGGAAATCTGTTGGAGATATTGCCGAAATTACTGTTCCAAACGGAATTTTGAAATTCGAAATTATCGAAATCACCAGAGACTAAATTTATAATCATTAAATTTTTCGTATTATGGCATCTGTCTTTACCAAAATAATCAACGGCGAAATTCCCGCTTACAAAGTTGCAGAAACGGCAAAATTCTTAGCTTTTCTGGATGTAAATCCAAATGCTAAAGGACATACATTATGTATTCCGAAGCAGGAGATTGATAAGATTTTTGACATGGACGAAGATCTTTATCTTGAATTGATGCAGTTTTCACGTAAAGTTGCAATCGCGTTGGGAAAATCAATTGATTGCAAAAGAGTAGGAATGGCGGTTGTGGGTCTTGAAGTGCCTCATACGCACGTGCATTTGATTCCGTTGAACAATATGGATGAAATGCGTTTTGAAAAGAAAGTAAAACTTGAAGCAGATGAATTTAAAGCAATCGCAGCGAAGATTGCTTCGAATATGTAATCTGAGATCTATAAAAATTAAAAACCTGCAATTGCACAAAGCGATCGCAGGTTTTTTTTATGATATTTTCTTAAAGCTTATCTGAATCGTGGTTCCTTTTCCAATTTCTGATTTTAATACTTTGATTCGGCCTTTGTGATATTCTTCGACAATTCGCTTGGTGAGCGAAAGTCCTAATCCCCAACCACGTTTTTTGGTGGTAAAACCAGGTTCGAAAATGTTTTTGAACTGATTCTTCGGAATTCCTTTTCCTGTATCGCTGACCAGAATTTTTACAAATTTAGCGTCTTCATCCATCAAAACGGAAATTTCGCCTCGACCTTTCATGGCATCGATAGCATTCTTCACCAGATTTTCTATTGTCCAGCTATGTAGTGCCGCGTTCAAATCGATCATCACCGGCGATGGCAAACTTTTGAAAGTAAAAACGACTTGTTTCGAAAACCTAGAAGTAAGATATTCAAAAGATTTCTGAGTTTCCTCAACTACATCAATTCTTTCAAGCACTGGCGCAGATCCAACTTTTGAAAAGCGATCGGCAATTGTTTGAAGTCTGTTAATGTCAATTTCGATTTCAGAAACGATGGTTTCGTCAATATCGTCGGCTTTCATAATTTCGATCCAGCCGAGAAGCGATGACAAAGGCGTACCTATTTGATGCGCCGTCTCCTTTGCCATTCCCGCCCAAAGTTTATTTTGCGCAGACATTCTATTGCTTGTGTAATAATTGTAAACCAAAGCTGCAAACAGCACAATTATCAATAACAATGCGATCGGATAATATTTAAGTTGATTCAGCAAAGAGGAATTTCCGTAGTATAGATACTGAAAACTTCCCGGAACATATTCGTAGGCTATTGGTTCATTTTCTTTTTTGAGTGACTCGAGCAAATTTTGCGAAAGCTTTTGATCTTTTAATATTTTTTCATCAATATTGACCCCGCTGATAATACTATCTTTTTCATTGGTCAAAATAATTGGAAGAGTGGTATTGTGGCTAATTATTTTTAGCGGAAGCTCCACATCTGTAAAAACATCTGCTTGCAATAATGTTCTCTGTGCTTCTGCCCAAAATTCCATTTTGGTGCGTTCTTCGTTTTTAAAGATTTGAAAAAAAATATAGGTATTCCAAAGTATGAGAACCGTGATAAAGAAAGAAAATGAGATTATAATCCAGCGGATCGTATTGTTTTTTTG comes from the Flavobacterium ardleyense genome and includes:
- a CDS encoding HIT family protein encodes the protein MASVFTKIINGEIPAYKVAETAKFLAFLDVNPNAKGHTLCIPKQEIDKIFDMDEDLYLELMQFSRKVAIALGKSIDCKRVGMAVVGLEVPHTHVHLIPLNNMDEMRFEKKVKLEADEFKAIAAKIASNM
- a CDS encoding sensor histidine kinase; the protein is MQFAQKNNTIRWIIISFSFFITVLILWNTYIFFQIFKNEERTKMEFWAEAQRTLLQADVFTDVELPLKIISHNTTLPIILTNEKDSIISGVNIDEKILKDQKLSQNLLESLKKENEPIAYEYVPGSFQYLYYGNSSLLNQLKYYPIALLLIIVLFAALVYNYYTSNRMSAQNKLWAGMAKETAHQIGTPLSSLLGWIEIMKADDIDETIVSEIEIDINRLQTIADRFSKVGSAPVLERIDVVEETQKSFEYLTSRFSKQVVFTFKSLPSPVMIDLNAALHSWTIENLVKNAIDAMKGRGEISVLMDEDAKFVKILVSDTGKGIPKNQFKNIFEPGFTTKKRGWGLGLSLTKRIVEEYHKGRIKVLKSEIGKGTTIQISFKKIS